A window of Nocardia arthritidis genomic DNA:
CGCAGCGCCGGGAGCGGCGCGCCACGCGGCCCGAGCCACAGCCGCACCGCGGGTACGAGCTCGCCCGGTCCGCGCACCGGCCGGATCCGCAATTCGTATGGCCCGGAGCGGGTCTCGATGGCGATGTCGACATTGTTCGCGCCGTCGCACGCCGCCCGCACCGCCTCGATGATGCCCGCCGTTGTCATCGTGTCGTAGACCGCGGGCATTTTCGCCAACTGTCGTTGCAATACGCGCTGTATGTCGGCGAAGTCCCGTGGGGCCGCGCCGACCGACGCGACGGACATGGCTCCGGGCGTCAACGTTTCCACCGTTATCCACGGCGGCACCGTGTTATCCGACACCTCAGATCGCATATGCCTCCACCAACCGTTCCTGCATCGGCCCAGCTCGAGCCGCTTATGCCAAACTATAATGTACCGTTATATAGCGGCACATTCAAGGATACATCGGGAGGTCGGCTCCGATACGGCAGGCCGCGAACCCGAGCGCCACGATCACGAAATGCGCACCGCCGGAATTTGTTTCGCTGTCGACAGGTCAGCCGCCCGCCGGCTCGAGCGGCCGTCCGAGCACGATATGCCGCCGTGGCGCGGCCATGGAGGCTTCGCCGCGCACCGGACGGACACCGGTGTGAATGATTCGCAGCGGCCGTTTGCGGTCCGCGGGCGCGACGCGGTGCCGGTCCAGATCCTCGACCACCCGGCCCGCGTTGTCGTAGGCGATGCCCGCCCAGATCATCGCCCTCGGCGCGTCACCGCGGGCGATCAACGACTGTGCCAGGCGGCCGCACTGTCCCAGCAGCGGGCAGGCCCGGCAACTGAGCACGGCCTCCCGCCAGGATTCCGGGTTGCCGACGTCGAGGTCCCAGTTGTCCGGCGTGTCCGCGCACGTCGGACGCGCGATGGATCGGGTTCGTGTCGTCGAGAGTTGCTCTGGCGCAATGGTGTTGCCGATCGGCCTAGGGGTTGGGGTGAAGCTCATAACCGTCTCCGGAGGATGCCGAGGGCACGCACGTGTCCACTGGCCTGGCGTCGTCAGGGCTGCTCGACAGTCCCCGGAAAACCGGCGCTGAACGCCGGGCACTCGCACGGTATCCCGGCGAGTGCCCGGTCAGCAACCGAGCGTGCCGCTGTTCAACGGCACGCTACATGAGGATACTATCCACCGGTCCGCTATATAGCGGCTCGTATCAGCACGACAACCGGGCCGATTCGTCGTAATCCGCTCACACGAAGCGCAGTGCTGACGCCTTGCCGCCGAGCAGGGCCTCGGTGTGCGCGGCGACATTGAGTCCCTCGCTCAATGTCGCCCCGGCCGCGAGCCGCGCGATGAGCTTCGCCTCCGCCTCTTTGGTGGCCGCGGCGGAATCCAACAGAGATTCGACGCGTTTCGGATCGACGACGATAACGCCCTCGTCGTCGGCCATGATCAGTTCGCCGGGCGCGACCGGCACTCCCCCGCAGGTTATCGAGATCTGTAGTTCGCCGAGGTCGGATGTGGTGCCCGCCATCGGTGTGACGAACCGGCTGTAGACCGGCAGTTCGCATCCGCGCACATACGCGATATCCCGGTACCCACCGTCGACGATGATCCCGCCGAGCCCGCGCGCCAGCGCACCTCGTGCGAAAAGCTCTCCGGCGTAGGCGATCTCGATACCACCGCCATCGACGACGAGCACGTCGCCCGGCGCGGCCGCCTCGACGGCCCGCAGCACCCCGAAGAAGTCGCCCCGGCATCGGATAGTGAATGCGGGACCGAGGATTCGGCGATTGGCCGAGCGCCCACGAATCCCGCTGTCCAGCACACGAATCGACTTGTCCGCATCGCAGATCGAGGTCGTGTCAACGGATTCGAACCTGGCGAGTAGCCGATTGTCGAGCACGGGACTCCTTCATGGTTTGGTCGCGACGACGATGTCGAACGGCCCCGGCAGCACCTCGATATCCCGGAACCCGAGTTCACCGAGCACCCGCACATAGTAGGTGACCTCACGCAGCAGGCTGGAGCAGCTGTCGACGCCGAGTAGGAAATAGGACCAGAAGAACTGCCGCGCAAGGCGTTCGGCATCGCGGAACTCCTCACAGATCAACAGGCGTCCGCCCGGCCCCAACGCCCGGTGCGCCTTCACAAGCAGCTCACGGGCCTGCTCAGGCTCCCAATCATGCAGTACCCGAACGAAGGACAGCGCGTCGTATCCGGTCGGCAGTGGTTCGGCGAAGAAATCGCCGCCGACGAACCCGAGACGGTCACCGCAGGCCGATTCGATGCGGGTCCGGTCGACCAGCGGCGCGACGGCGGGCAGGTTGTAGACATCGATACCGAGTCCGGGGGTGTCCCGCAGCAGGCGCGCGGCCAAAGTGCCTTCCCCGCCGCCGATATCGAGCAGTCGCGTTTCGCCCGGCCCCCAGAGCGCGTCCGCATGGATCCGGAAGGCCTCGGCGATAGGTCCGATCCCGGCCGCCATACTGCGCTCGAACCCCGCCACCTGCTCATCGGTATTCGGCGGCCAGCTGAACGCCTCCGACGGCATGCTGTGCTCGCCCCGGAGCACCTCGGGAAGCCTGCCGTGCAGTGTCCGCCACGGGTAACCGTCCCGGTCCCGCTCCAGCGACCCCGGCCCGAGGACATCCAGTACCGCGTCGCGCGCACCAGCGATCGCGTGATAACTGGTGTCGCGCAACGTATCCGACGAGTCGCGGCGGACGAAACCGATGCATTCGAGACAGTCCATCAGTTTGTACAGCCGCATCGGCACGAGCCCGAACCGGTCGGCGAGTTCGCCCAGGGTGACCGGCCCGGCGTCCACCGTGTCGAGGATGCCCAGTTCCCATGCCGCCCGCAGCACGTCGATCGCCTTGTCGCCGTTGAACAGGAGGCTCAGCAATGCCCTCGGTGAGAGGCTCACGCGTGAGATTCCTTCCGCTCCGCGACGAGCGCGTCCATGAAGGCATCCACCTCATCGAGAGTGTTGTAGATATGCGGCGCGACCCGCAATCCCTCGCGCCAGCTGCATACCATCCCGCGTTCGGAAAGTCGTTGCTGCGCTTCGTGATCGCCGGGGAAACTCAGGCTG
This region includes:
- a CDS encoding RraA family protein translates to MLDNRLLARFESVDTTSICDADKSIRVLDSGIRGRSANRRILGPAFTIRCRGDFFGVLRAVEAAAPGDVLVVDGGGIEIAYAGELFARGALARGLGGIIVDGGYRDIAYVRGCELPVYSRFVTPMAGTTSDLGELQISITCGGVPVAPGELIMADDEGVIVVDPKRVESLLDSAAATKEAEAKLIARLAAGATLSEGLNVAAHTEALLGGKASALRFV
- a CDS encoding methyltransferase, which codes for MSLSPRALLSLLFNGDKAIDVLRAAWELGILDTVDAGPVTLGELADRFGLVPMRLYKLMDCLECIGFVRRDSSDTLRDTSYHAIAGARDAVLDVLGPGSLERDRDGYPWRTLHGRLPEVLRGEHSMPSEAFSWPPNTDEQVAGFERSMAAGIGPIAEAFRIHADALWGPGETRLLDIGGGEGTLAARLLRDTPGLGIDVYNLPAVAPLVDRTRIESACGDRLGFVGGDFFAEPLPTGYDALSFVRVLHDWEPEQARELLVKAHRALGPGGRLLICEEFRDAERLARQFFWSYFLLGVDSCSSLLREVTYYVRVLGELGFRDIEVLPGPFDIVVATKP